One region of Mus pahari chromosome 16, PAHARI_EIJ_v1.1, whole genome shotgun sequence genomic DNA includes:
- the Slc17a3 gene encoding sodium-dependent phosphate transport protein 4 isoform X1 has translation MATVVELSPTSEQSEFALGTPVNKKTPALKVPSLCSMRYGIAFVTHFCNFTLMAQNCTISITMVAMVNNTDHPPHLNSSTEQLPAGLNGDHHEASKHLSTKAPVYNWSPQTQGIIFSSVQYGMMLMQGPGGYLAGKIGTKKVVGIALLGSSLLTLCIPLAANLGLVFLLATRAVQGLMQGTGYGGQFALWQRWAPPNERSRLCSIAMSGMTLGVFTVLLVGGIISEALGWPFVFYIFGGTGVLCCLLWFILIYDDPVSHPWISGPEREYILSSLNQQFSSEEQPLPIKAMLKSLPLWSMCLCSMTHQWLVNTFIIYTPTYISSVFKVNIRDNGFLSSLPFFVAWVLGILGGQLADFLLSKNFRLVTVRKFITILGNTPSAALIAALPYVQSSYITTIIFLTLSCGICPLCQAGVYINALDIAPRYASLLMGTSRGLGHSSAVVVPIVAGFFLNQDSEFGWRNFFFVLFVVNLLGLIIYLMFGKADVQEWARERKLTRL, from the exons atggCCACAGTGGTAGAGCTGAGCCCTACAAGTGAGCAGAGTGAGTTCGCCCTAGGTACGCCAGTGAACAAGAAGACCCCTGCCCTGAAAG TCCCGAGTTTATGTTCCATGCGCTATGGAATTGCCTTCGTCACACACTTCTGCAACTTCACACTGATGGCGCAGAATTGTACCATAAGCATCACCATGGTAGCCATGGTCAACAACACcgaccacccaccccacctcaaTAGCTCTACTGAACAGCTTCCTGCTGGTTTAAATGGTGATCACCATGAAGCCTCAAAGCATCTTTCTACAAAG GCCCCTGTGTATAACTGGAGTCCTCAAACCCAAGGAATCATCTTCAGCTCTGTCCAGTATGGCATGATGCTGATGCAAGGTCCTGGCGGATACTTGGCAGGAAAAATAGGAACAAAGAAAGTGGTtggaattgctctgcttggatcTTCACTGCTCACTCTCTGCATCCCACTGGCTGCCAATCTTGGACTAGTTTTTCTCCTGGCAACTCGAGCAGTTCAGGGCTTAATGCAG ggCACTGGATATGGGGGACAGTTTGCACTCTGGCAGAGATGGGCTCCTCCGAATGAACGCAGCCGACTCTGCAGTATTGCTATGTCAG gAATGACATTGGGAGTCTTTACTGTCCTCCTTGTGGGCGGCATCATTAGTGAAGCCCTTGGGTGGCCCTTTGTCTTCTATATTTTTG GAGGTACTGGTGTGCTCTGCTGccttctctggttcattctgatTTATGATGACCCTGTCTCTCACCCATGGATAAGTGGCCCAGAAAGGGAATATATTTTATCCTCTCTGAACCAACAG TTCAGCTCAGAAGAGCAGCCACTTCCCATCAAAGCTATGCTCaaatctctgcctctctggtccATGTGTCTTTGCAGTATGACCCATCAGTGGCTTGTTAACACCTTTATAATATACACTCCAACCTACATCAGTTCTGTATTCAAAGTTAACATCAGAGAC AATGGgttcctgtcttctcttcccttttttgtTGCCTGGGTCCTTGGTATCCTGGGAGGACAGCTGGCAGATTTTCTACTGAGCAAGAATTTTAGGCTCGTAACTGTGAGAAAATTCATCACAATTTTAG GAAATACTCCATCTGCAGCCCTCATTGCAGCTCTGCCTTATGTCCAATCCAGCTATATTACAACAATTATATTTTTGACACTTTCCTGTGGAATATGCCCTCTATGTCAGGCAGGAGTCTATATTAATGCATTAGACATTGCTCCAAG GTATGCCAGCCTTCTCATGGGAACATCAAGAGGATTGGGACATTCATCGGCTGTGGTGGTACCCATTGTTGCTGGCTTTTTCCTCAACCAG GACTCTGAATTCGggtggaggaatttcttttttgtactGTTTGTGGTTAACCTACTTGGCTTAATCATCTACCTCATGTTTGGGAAAGCAGATGTTCAAGAATGGGCTAGAGAGAGGAAGCTCACTCGTTTGTGA
- the Slc17a3 gene encoding sodium-dependent phosphate transport protein 4 isoform X2 gives MRYGIAFVTHFCNFTLMAQNCTISITMVAMVNNTDHPPHLNSSTEQLPAGLNGDHHEASKHLSTKAPVYNWSPQTQGIIFSSVQYGMMLMQGPGGYLAGKIGTKKVVGIALLGSSLLTLCIPLAANLGLVFLLATRAVQGLMQGTGYGGQFALWQRWAPPNERSRLCSIAMSGMTLGVFTVLLVGGIISEALGWPFVFYIFGGTGVLCCLLWFILIYDDPVSHPWISGPEREYILSSLNQQFSSEEQPLPIKAMLKSLPLWSMCLCSMTHQWLVNTFIIYTPTYISSVFKVNIRDNGFLSSLPFFVAWVLGILGGQLADFLLSKNFRLVTVRKFITILGNTPSAALIAALPYVQSSYITTIIFLTLSCGICPLCQAGVYINALDIAPRYASLLMGTSRGLGHSSAVVVPIVAGFFLNQDSEFGWRNFFFVLFVVNLLGLIIYLMFGKADVQEWARERKLTRL, from the exons ATGCGCTATGGAATTGCCTTCGTCACACACTTCTGCAACTTCACACTGATGGCGCAGAATTGTACCATAAGCATCACCATGGTAGCCATGGTCAACAACACcgaccacccaccccacctcaaTAGCTCTACTGAACAGCTTCCTGCTGGTTTAAATGGTGATCACCATGAAGCCTCAAAGCATCTTTCTACAAAG GCCCCTGTGTATAACTGGAGTCCTCAAACCCAAGGAATCATCTTCAGCTCTGTCCAGTATGGCATGATGCTGATGCAAGGTCCTGGCGGATACTTGGCAGGAAAAATAGGAACAAAGAAAGTGGTtggaattgctctgcttggatcTTCACTGCTCACTCTCTGCATCCCACTGGCTGCCAATCTTGGACTAGTTTTTCTCCTGGCAACTCGAGCAGTTCAGGGCTTAATGCAG ggCACTGGATATGGGGGACAGTTTGCACTCTGGCAGAGATGGGCTCCTCCGAATGAACGCAGCCGACTCTGCAGTATTGCTATGTCAG gAATGACATTGGGAGTCTTTACTGTCCTCCTTGTGGGCGGCATCATTAGTGAAGCCCTTGGGTGGCCCTTTGTCTTCTATATTTTTG GAGGTACTGGTGTGCTCTGCTGccttctctggttcattctgatTTATGATGACCCTGTCTCTCACCCATGGATAAGTGGCCCAGAAAGGGAATATATTTTATCCTCTCTGAACCAACAG TTCAGCTCAGAAGAGCAGCCACTTCCCATCAAAGCTATGCTCaaatctctgcctctctggtccATGTGTCTTTGCAGTATGACCCATCAGTGGCTTGTTAACACCTTTATAATATACACTCCAACCTACATCAGTTCTGTATTCAAAGTTAACATCAGAGAC AATGGgttcctgtcttctcttcccttttttgtTGCCTGGGTCCTTGGTATCCTGGGAGGACAGCTGGCAGATTTTCTACTGAGCAAGAATTTTAGGCTCGTAACTGTGAGAAAATTCATCACAATTTTAG GAAATACTCCATCTGCAGCCCTCATTGCAGCTCTGCCTTATGTCCAATCCAGCTATATTACAACAATTATATTTTTGACACTTTCCTGTGGAATATGCCCTCTATGTCAGGCAGGAGTCTATATTAATGCATTAGACATTGCTCCAAG GTATGCCAGCCTTCTCATGGGAACATCAAGAGGATTGGGACATTCATCGGCTGTGGTGGTACCCATTGTTGCTGGCTTTTTCCTCAACCAG GACTCTGAATTCGggtggaggaatttcttttttgtactGTTTGTGGTTAACCTACTTGGCTTAATCATCTACCTCATGTTTGGGAAAGCAGATGTTCAAGAATGGGCTAGAGAGAGGAAGCTCACTCGTTTGTGA